The proteins below are encoded in one region of Helicoverpa armigera isolate CAAS_96S chromosome 11, ASM3070526v1, whole genome shotgun sequence:
- the Sme gene encoding probable small nuclear ribonucleoprotein E yields the protein MAYKGPPKVQKVMVQPINLIFRYLQNRSRVQIWLYENVNLRIEGHIVGFDEYMNIVLDEAEEVHMKTKNRKQIGRIMMKGDNITLIQNVNPNASV from the coding sequence ATGGCATACAAAGGTCCACCGAAAGTTCAAAAGGTGATGGTCCAACCCATCAACCTTATCTTCAGATACCTACAAAACAGAAGTAGAGTGCAAATTTGGCTGTACGAGAACGTGAATCTACGAATCGAGGGACACATCGTGGGATTTGATGAATACATGAACATTGTATTGGATGAAGCGGAAGAGGTTCATATGAAGACCAAGAATAGGAAGCAAATTGGAAGAATTATGATGAAAGGAGACAACATTACGTTAATTCAAAACGTGAATCCGAACGCGTCAGTGTGA